A section of the Clostridia bacterium genome encodes:
- a CDS encoding GldG family protein, translated as MPSDTSAGTARRRRRWRAFSATYTAAVIAALILANVAGVRAERSWDLTLNRMFTLSPQTVEVLKELKQPVDVIAFVTSNSSLATPLTDLVHAYEAKAPGKIRFRTVDPTVHPSEAQKYGVTEADEVVVAQGEHREVLHSWDFYGTSQGPNDWNGEAALTSAILRVAHPETLKVYFLEGHGELAEDRELYPFSQALRDQGYEVLRLNLLQQPGVPDDASVLVIAAPQHDLQPAEAGAIRTYATKGGHVLVMRDPSDTPLPNLDGLLKEWGVTPQRDYVVDPVRHYLTEPTAVIPQYEYSPIVDPLQQARVATVFPAAAGLDYDAQSGRITPLLSTSDQAWGETDFKNAAAFEKSKDRQGPLTIAVSVEGLPGGNGSSGFRAVVFGGSVFATQQWFGIQGNHNLLLNATAWLSGRQQGITLRPKPAVSAPMALDAGQATVLMFLTVVLLPLLSLGAGAWVWWRRRRL; from the coding sequence TCATCGCGGCGCTGATCCTCGCCAACGTGGCCGGGGTCAGGGCGGAGCGCAGCTGGGATCTCACGCTGAACCGCATGTTCACGCTCTCGCCGCAGACGGTCGAGGTGCTGAAGGAATTGAAGCAGCCGGTCGACGTGATCGCGTTCGTCACCTCCAATAGCAGTCTGGCGACGCCGCTCACCGACCTCGTCCACGCGTACGAGGCGAAGGCGCCGGGCAAGATCCGCTTCCGGACCGTGGACCCGACGGTGCACCCGAGCGAAGCCCAGAAGTACGGTGTCACCGAGGCCGACGAAGTCGTGGTGGCGCAGGGCGAGCACCGTGAGGTTCTGCACTCGTGGGACTTCTACGGCACGAGTCAGGGGCCGAACGACTGGAACGGCGAGGCGGCGCTGACAAGCGCCATCTTGCGCGTCGCCCATCCCGAGACGCTGAAGGTCTACTTTCTTGAAGGGCACGGGGAGCTCGCCGAGGATCGAGAGCTGTACCCCTTCAGCCAGGCCCTGCGCGACCAGGGCTACGAGGTGCTCCGCCTGAACCTGCTCCAGCAGCCCGGGGTGCCGGACGACGCGTCCGTGCTCGTGATCGCGGCCCCGCAGCACGACCTGCAACCGGCCGAAGCCGGCGCGATCCGCACGTACGCGACCAAGGGCGGGCACGTGCTCGTGATGCGCGACCCGTCGGACACCCCGCTGCCGAACCTGGACGGGCTTTTGAAGGAATGGGGCGTGACGCCGCAGCGGGACTACGTCGTCGACCCGGTGCGCCACTACCTGACCGAGCCGACGGCGGTGATCCCGCAATACGAGTACTCGCCCATCGTGGATCCGCTGCAGCAGGCGCGCGTCGCGACGGTGTTTCCCGCGGCCGCCGGCCTCGACTACGACGCGCAGAGCGGGCGCATCACGCCGCTCTTGAGCACCTCCGACCAGGCCTGGGGCGAGACGGATTTCAAGAACGCGGCTGCGTTCGAGAAGAGCAAGGACCGGCAGGGGCCGCTGACGATCGCGGTGTCCGTCGAGGGGCTGCCCGGGGGGAACGGGTCGAGCGGCTTCCGCGCCGTGGTCTTCGGCGGCAGCGTCTTCGCGACGCAGCAGTGGTTCGGCATCCAGGGGAACCACAACCTGCTCCTGAACGCCACCGCGTGGCTCTCCGGGCGCCAGCAGGGCATCACGCTGCGGCCCAAGCCGGCCGTGTCGGCGCCGATGGCGCTCGACGCCGGTCAGGCGACGGTGCTCATGTTCCTGACCGTCGTGCTGCTGCCGCTCTTGTCGCTGGGCGCGGGCGCCTGGGTCTGGTGGCGCC